From Chaetodon auriga isolate fChaAug3 chromosome 10, fChaAug3.hap1, whole genome shotgun sequence, a single genomic window includes:
- the susd3 gene encoding uncharacterized protein susd3: protein MSAATASIADVARTDFTNTDGSRDRNKSGQFPTQCTPMPLPALGTQRIIQGNGTSVGTVISLQCPAKHKLVGSELMCVMDTNSTHWVGETYCKPLSPYEDYGFRVAVLASIVSSAIILLMSMAFITCCLLDCIKEDKREKEERESDMWQWEEQVQHQEDNRSRYSHKGRNNNNNNSQEKVLSLWDTGNPAVCDNTRVCRCHQQYAYGPAPTYGPTPPPLSALPGHDYDQPLLPRHPEPAQISGPPPQYFGPHQSSCPSTGPGLVQVSAAGPGVVWQYGAQQSSLSGVNPASADESNTRNINPAKEFSIRIISV, encoded by the exons ATGTCAGCGGCAACAGCTTCAATAGCAGATGTGGCCAGGACTGATTTTACAAATACAGATGGCAGCCGTGACCGGAATAAATCAG GTCAGTTCCCGACTCAGTGCACACCCATGCCTCTGCCAGCCCTGGGCACCCAGAGGATCATCCAGGGCAACGGCACCAGTGTGGGCACAGTCATTTCCTTGCAGTGCCCAGCCAAACACAAGCTGGTTGGAAGTGAGCTGATGTGCGTCATGGACACCAACAGCACTCACTGGGTGGGGGAAACCTACTGTAAAC CTCTGTCTCCCTATGAGGACTATGGATTCCGTGTGGCTGTGCTGGCATCTATTGTAAGCTCAGCCATAATCCTCCTCATGTCGATGGCCTTCATCACCTGCTGTTTGCTCGACTGCATCAAAGAGGAcaagagggaaaaggaggagag gGAGTCAGATATGTGGCAGTGGGAGGAGCAGGTCCAACATCAGGAGGACAACAGGTCTCGCTACAGCCATAAaggcagaaacaacaacaacaacaacagccagGAGAAGGTGCTTTCACTGTGGGACACCGGCAACCCAGCCGTGTGTGACAACACGAGGGTCTGCAG GTGCCATCAGCAGTACGCTTATGGCCCTGCGCCCACATATGgccccactcctcctcctctttctgctctcccCGGCCATGACTATGACCAGCCTCTGCTGCCCCGACACCCCGAACCCGCACAGATCTCCGGTCCGCCACCTCAATACTTCGGACCTCATCAGTCTTCCTGTCCATCTACGGGCCCAGGCCTGGTCCAGGTCTCAGCAGCAGGGCCTGGTGTGGTGTGGCAGTACGGagcacagcagagcagtttGTCAGGAGTGAACCCAGCAAGCGCAGATGAGTCCAACACGAGGAATATCAACCCTGCCAAAGAGTTTTCCATACGGATTATATCAGTGTGA
- the LOC143327404 gene encoding caspase recruitment domain-containing protein 19-like, protein MTLLWFSVCYREFRQVLLICLSGHPPSLCGLIIMWSGHVVPGGAGRRSELMEGKNRDRHTGENGKFNEEQSESRKSPTRRLFVSMTDTDDHHEQLQRDAQFLCSDQRMDTELVDRLVLQLNRIYPQILNDKEAHRFRNLSVPTKVRLAELLKHLYGKGEEACHEFYRGLHIHAEDVYSSLPTRLIQREVADPKWTYSVAIYPERYVLNDRGPMFFLSCFSFIIGIAMLYYYREAETLRCTGPFLHCSAARLSKDVLISYTEVGKQKK, encoded by the exons ATGACACTTCTGTGGTTCAGTGTTTGCTACAGAGAGTTTAGGCAGGTCCTACTAATCTGCCTGTCAGGTCATCCACCGTCTCTGTGCGGGCTGATCATCATGTGGTCCGGTCATGTGGTCCCGGGCGGCGCAGGGCGGCGCAGCGAGTTGATGGAGGGGAAGAACCGAGACCGTCATACCGGGGAGAACGGGAAGTTTAACGAGGAACAGTCGGAGAGTCGAAAAAGTCCCACACGCCGCTTGTTTGTCAGTATGACAG ACACCGACGATCACCATGAGCAGCTCCAGAGGGACGCCCAGTTCCTGTGCTCAGATCAGAGGATGGACACTGAACTGGTTGACAGActggtgctgcagctgaacaggATCTACCCCCAGATACTGAACGACAAGGAAGCCCACAGG TTCAGGAACCTGAGCGTTCCCACCAAGGTGCGGttagctgagctgctgaagcaCCTGTATGGGAAAGGCGAGGAGGCCTGCCATGAATTCTACAGAGGGCTTCACATCCACGCTGAGGACGTCTACTCCAGCCTGCCCACCAGACTCATACAAAGAG AGGTGGCAGATCCAAAGTGGACTTACAGTGTGGCAATCTACCCTGAGCGATATGTGCTGAATGACAGAG gGCCGATGTTCTTTCtgagctgtttcagtttcattatTGGTATCGCAATGCTCTACTATTACAGAG AGGCTGAGACATTGAGGTGCACTGGCCCGTTTCTCCACTGCTCCGCAGCAAGACTTAGTAAAGATGTTTTAATTTCCTACACTGAGgttggaaaacagaaaaaatga